The following proteins come from a genomic window of Shewanella halifaxensis HAW-EB4:
- a CDS encoding STAS/SEC14 domain-containing protein, whose protein sequence is MSNDRHGISVGIERSGSKFYMTFVAVGKLTHEDYEYMVPMLESAIAGVEAPEINVLADISELDGWELRAAWDDLKLGIAHGKAFEKIAIVGEGRIQEWMAKMADWFTPYDAKFFESKKEAREWLND, encoded by the coding sequence ATGAGTAATGATAGACATGGCATATCTGTAGGAATAGAGCGTAGTGGTAGCAAGTTTTACATGACGTTTGTTGCTGTTGGTAAGTTAACCCATGAAGATTATGAATATATGGTTCCTATGCTGGAGTCTGCGATTGCTGGGGTCGAAGCTCCTGAAATCAATGTGCTAGCCGACATCTCTGAACTTGATGGTTGGGAGTTACGCGCGGCGTGGGATGACCTAAAGTTGGGCATTGCTCACGGCAAAGCATTTGAGAAAATAGCCATTGTCGGAGAAGGGCGTATACAAGAGTGGATGGCGAAAATGGCAGACTGGTTTACCCCCTATGATGCTAAGTTTTTTGAGAGTAAAAAAGAGGCACGAGAGTGGCTTAATGACTAA
- a CDS encoding sensor histidine kinase, whose translation MSQISHISLRVKLIASCVSSVAMGLLLAFALQLWLARTAVITKAFFEPQSLYLVIFICCLLLVAWLSFLATRRLDTSLQALELGLLNFKDNDFSVSIPVSGNGQLRALAELFNESAQTLRKERQYIYQRELLLDKVIQSSPNVMLLLDDEQRIIYANDAARHLFNNGLRIEGMSLEKLLQEVPQELVSALNNPKDGLFSLSNDADNSDIETWHLSRGQFLLNGQFHHLVLLKQMTRELNRQEVAVWKKVIRIISHELNNSVAPIASMVNSGRVITKELNDPKLKLIFDTIEDRSSHLSQFIFNYARFAKLPLPNKTCVDWQTLTEQLKQHYQFELLGEFPQRPVSFDVIQMEQVLLNLLKNAHESGSDLDRISLEIRESSLSDPTQGLCIEVKDAGVGMSADVLSQALLPFYSTKQSGTGLGLPLCREIIEAHDGRISLHNRDEKGLCVSLWLPST comes from the coding sequence ATGAGCCAGATTAGTCATATTTCATTAAGAGTCAAACTGATCGCTAGCTGCGTATCGTCGGTGGCCATGGGGTTGTTACTGGCTTTCGCATTACAGCTTTGGCTCGCAAGAACCGCCGTAATAACTAAGGCGTTTTTTGAGCCGCAGTCGCTCTATCTGGTGATCTTTATCTGCTGCTTACTGCTGGTGGCATGGTTAAGTTTCTTGGCGACTAGGCGTTTAGATACCAGCTTGCAGGCACTCGAGCTTGGGCTACTTAACTTTAAGGATAACGATTTTAGCGTCAGTATTCCTGTCTCGGGGAACGGTCAGCTTAGGGCGCTAGCCGAACTCTTTAATGAGTCTGCGCAAACATTGCGCAAAGAGCGGCAATACATTTACCAGCGCGAATTGCTGCTCGATAAAGTCATTCAAAGCTCCCCTAACGTGATGCTGCTACTCGATGATGAACAGCGGATCATCTATGCCAATGATGCGGCGAGGCATCTGTTTAATAACGGCTTGCGTATCGAAGGAATGAGCTTAGAAAAGCTGTTACAAGAAGTTCCTCAAGAGCTGGTCAGCGCGCTGAATAACCCCAAAGATGGGCTGTTTTCACTGAGTAATGACGCTGATAACAGTGATATTGAGACCTGGCACCTGTCTCGTGGACAGTTTTTGCTGAACGGACAATTTCATCATTTAGTGCTCTTAAAACAGATGACCCGAGAGCTCAATCGCCAAGAAGTGGCGGTATGGAAGAAGGTGATCCGCATCATCAGTCATGAACTGAATAACTCGGTTGCGCCAATAGCTTCTATGGTCAACTCAGGACGAGTGATTACCAAAGAGCTCAACGACCCAAAACTGAAGCTTATCTTCGATACCATCGAAGATAGAAGCAGTCATCTGAGCCAGTTTATCTTCAACTATGCTCGTTTTGCTAAATTGCCATTACCGAACAAGACCTGCGTCGATTGGCAAACCTTAACTGAGCAGCTTAAACAGCACTATCAGTTTGAACTACTTGGTGAGTTTCCGCAAAGACCCGTTAGTTTTGACGTGATTCAGATGGAGCAGGTGCTGCTAAACCTGCTTAAAAACGCCCATGAGTCTGGCTCTGATCTCGATAGAATTAGCCTAGAGATCAGAGAGTCGAGCTTGTCAGATCCCACTCAAGGGTTATGCATCGAAGTTAAGGATGCAGGCGTTGGGATGTCAGCCGATGTATTAAGTCAAGCGCTACTGCCTTTTTACTCAACCAAGCAGTCGGGTACCGGCTTAGGCTTACCTTTATGCCGAGAGATAATAGAAGCTCATGATGGACGAATTAGTTTACATAATCGCGATGAAAAAGGTCTGTGTGTGAGCCTTTGGTTACCTAGCACTTAG
- a CDS encoding TetR/AcrR family transcriptional regulator: MSRIDKKQAILDTALTLFVSQGVYATSTASIAKQARVATGTLFHHFASKEALMNHLFLSIKQEFADAIQSQISQKGDLKLDAQHLWQVAINWAMDNPLKQEFFQQYSMSPSISSEVRLQAMNGILGFMGELIEQGQKAGVLADYPLSLMLESCHGQYIAATRYFIDNPESWKDEEYKRSSFAMFWNAMKA; this comes from the coding sequence ATGAGTCGTATCGATAAAAAACAAGCCATATTAGACACGGCGCTAACACTCTTTGTCAGCCAAGGGGTCTATGCAACTTCTACCGCTTCTATTGCAAAACAAGCCAGAGTTGCTACTGGCACCCTATTTCATCATTTTGCTTCAAAAGAGGCGCTGATGAATCACCTATTCCTGTCCATCAAGCAGGAGTTTGCCGATGCGATTCAGTCACAAATCAGTCAAAAGGGTGACTTAAAATTAGATGCCCAGCATCTGTGGCAAGTCGCCATAAATTGGGCGATGGACAACCCGCTAAAACAGGAGTTTTTCCAGCAATACTCTATGTCTCCGTCGATATCATCGGAGGTAAGACTACAGGCAATGAACGGTATTTTAGGCTTTATGGGAGAGCTCATTGAGCAGGGGCAAAAAGCGGGTGTTCTAGCAGATTATCCGCTATCCTTGATGCTAGAGAGTTGTCATGGCCAATATATCGCGGCCACACGATACTTTATAGATAATCCAGAATCATGGAAGGATGAAGAATATAAACGGTCAAGCTTTGCGATGTTTTGGAATGCTATGAAAGCCTAA
- a CDS encoding DUF1272 domain-containing protein, which produces MKTKCEQCQTKLARKDVAYICSFECTFCKSCSEKLHFKCKNCQGALVLRPPRLIKPFKVPIAKLKNLNLANSC; this is translated from the coding sequence ATGAAGACTAAGTGTGAGCAATGCCAAACCAAACTGGCACGTAAAGACGTCGCTTATATCTGCTCATTCGAGTGCACTTTTTGCAAAAGTTGTAGCGAGAAATTGCACTTTAAATGCAAAAACTGTCAAGGCGCGCTAGTACTTAGACCCCCAAGGCTAATTAAACCTTTTAAAGTGCCTATAGCGAAATTAAAAAACCTTAATTTGGCGAACTCCTGCTAG
- a CDS encoding coniferyl aldehyde dehydrogenase, whose translation MNMHIDSQTAQPLSQVLIKQRSCYLNEPAPAYDARVEYLKSLKAAILSHQEQLVAALNRDYGNRSVDDSMISDIMPCINNINYSLKHLKKWMKPSSRHAGLLLAPAKIKVHYQPLGVVGIIVPWNFPVMLSVGPLITALAAGNRAMIKLSEFTPETNQVIKTMLSSIFDDTHVVCIEGEAEVAAEFSALPFDHLLFTGSTTVGRHVMRAAADNLTPVTLELGGKSPVIIADDIDMATAVERMIYGKCLNAGQICVAPDYVLLPRAKVDSFIQAYKKKFSRMYGKVSDNKDYGSVINQRQFDRIMHVLEDAKAKGATITSANDEAINTDKRKVPTQLIQNSSDDMLLLQEEIFGPLLPVIPYDNLEEAIAYINQRPRPLALYLMSFDKDIQQRVLANTHSGGVCINETVFHVAADDAPFGGIGPSGMGHYHGKEGFLTLSHAKTVLSRGKYLNTGKLVHPPYGGFIQRILMKFFLR comes from the coding sequence ATGAATATGCATATCGACAGTCAGACAGCACAACCACTCTCGCAAGTGCTAATCAAGCAGCGCAGTTGTTATTTAAATGAGCCAGCACCAGCTTATGACGCCAGAGTTGAGTACCTTAAGAGTCTTAAAGCCGCCATACTCAGCCATCAAGAGCAACTTGTAGCAGCTCTTAATCGCGACTACGGTAACCGCTCTGTTGATGACAGCATGATCTCCGATATCATGCCCTGCATTAACAACATTAATTACAGCCTAAAGCATCTTAAGAAGTGGATGAAACCTAGCTCTCGTCATGCGGGTTTATTATTAGCGCCAGCTAAAATCAAAGTCCATTACCAGCCATTAGGGGTTGTCGGCATAATCGTGCCATGGAACTTCCCCGTCATGCTCTCGGTGGGGCCGCTCATTACCGCCCTTGCTGCGGGTAACCGCGCGATGATCAAGTTGTCTGAGTTTACCCCTGAGACCAACCAAGTCATTAAGACCATGCTCAGCAGTATCTTTGATGACACTCACGTTGTGTGCATCGAGGGAGAGGCTGAGGTTGCAGCAGAATTCTCTGCTTTGCCGTTCGACCATCTGCTGTTTACCGGTTCAACCACTGTTGGCCGCCATGTCATGCGTGCTGCTGCTGACAATCTCACTCCCGTGACCCTCGAACTTGGTGGCAAGTCTCCGGTTATCATTGCCGATGATATCGATATGGCTACCGCCGTTGAGCGTATGATCTATGGTAAATGCTTAAATGCAGGGCAAATTTGTGTCGCACCAGACTATGTACTGCTACCGCGCGCCAAAGTGGATAGTTTTATCCAAGCTTATAAGAAAAAATTCAGCCGCATGTACGGTAAGGTCAGCGATAATAAAGATTACGGCAGTGTGATTAATCAACGTCAATTTGACCGGATTATGCATGTACTCGAAGATGCTAAAGCCAAGGGCGCCACAATAACTAGCGCAAACGATGAAGCGATTAATACTGATAAACGTAAGGTGCCGACGCAACTTATTCAAAACAGTTCAGATGATATGTTGCTGCTGCAAGAGGAGATCTTTGGCCCTCTGCTGCCAGTGATCCCATATGACAACCTAGAAGAGGCCATCGCCTACATCAATCAACGCCCTCGCCCACTGGCCTTGTACCTGATGAGCTTTGACAAAGATATTCAGCAACGTGTACTGGCAAACACCCACTCTGGTGGAGTGTGCATTAACGAGACCGTTTTTCACGTAGCAGCTGATGATGCGCCCTTTGGCGGAATTGGCCCATCGGGTATGGGCCACTACCATGGCAAAGAGGGCTTCTTAACCTTGAGTCACGCTAAAACAGTCCTTAGCCGCGGTAAGTATCTCAATACAGGTAAGTTGGTGCACCCTCCCTACGGTGGGTTTATTCAGCGCATACTGATGAAGTTTTTCTTACGTTAG
- a CDS encoding universal stress protein: MRSRQILCPTDFSDTASHALKYAIEMANLYHVGLRIVHVIEQPMGVDNYQILTVTPEELAQSMEDNAAENMKQLLTELKSELSVESVIRHGSAAEQILKEAEGSEAGMIVIASHGRTGLSHFLHSNVAEAVANRAQCPVLVVK, encoded by the coding sequence ATGCGTAGTCGTCAAATCTTATGTCCAACGGATTTTTCTGATACTGCTTCTCATGCACTAAAGTATGCGATTGAAATGGCAAATCTATACCATGTTGGCCTACGCATTGTGCATGTCATTGAGCAGCCTATGGGGGTCGATAATTATCAAATTCTTACCGTGACGCCCGAAGAGCTCGCACAGAGCATGGAAGACAATGCTGCTGAGAATATGAAACAGCTATTGACCGAACTCAAGAGTGAGCTTTCGGTTGAATCGGTTATTCGCCATGGTAGCGCTGCAGAGCAGATCCTTAAAGAGGCTGAGGGCTCAGAGGCGGGGATGATTGTCATTGCTAGCCATGGTCGCACCGGGCTGTCGCATTTTTTGCATTCTAACGTTGCAGAAGCGGTCGCTAACCGCGCTCAGTGCCCCGTGCTGGTCGTGAAATAG
- a CDS encoding ABC transporter ATP-binding protein, with protein sequence MLSMNNISKVFKTDLVETHALRDFNLEVSEGEFVAVTGPSGSGKTTFLNIAGLLEGFTHGDYFLDGVNISNLSDNRSAAIRNEKIGFIFQGFNLIPDLNLVENVEVPLRYRGFNAKERKIRVERALEQVGLASRMKHLPSQLSGGQQQRVAIARALAGEPRFLLADEPTGNLDSLMARQVMELLEDINKAGTTIIMVTHDAELARRAQRNIQIIDGQVCDFTMYQAGMEPQGRSAQARVQSVSDAASVA encoded by the coding sequence ATGTTATCGATGAACAACATTAGCAAGGTATTTAAAACGGATTTAGTTGAAACCCATGCTTTGCGCGATTTCAATCTAGAAGTTAGCGAAGGTGAGTTTGTTGCGGTTACGGGACCATCGGGGTCAGGCAAAACCACTTTCCTTAATATTGCCGGACTGCTCGAAGGCTTTACCCATGGCGATTACTTTCTCGATGGTGTCAATATCTCTAACTTGAGTGATAACCGGAGCGCTGCAATCCGTAATGAGAAAATTGGGTTTATCTTTCAGGGATTTAATCTTATCCCTGATCTGAACTTGGTCGAAAACGTCGAGGTACCGCTACGCTACCGCGGCTTCAATGCGAAAGAGCGTAAAATTCGGGTCGAACGGGCGCTCGAACAAGTGGGGCTCGCATCGAGGATGAAGCACCTTCCCTCTCAGTTATCGGGTGGCCAGCAGCAAAGGGTAGCGATAGCCCGAGCACTGGCGGGGGAGCCAAGGTTTTTACTCGCCGATGAACCAACAGGCAACTTAGACAGCCTAATGGCTCGCCAGGTGATGGAGCTGCTAGAAGATATTAATAAGGCGGGCACCACGATTATCATGGTGACTCACGACGCCGAATTAGCCCGTCGGGCGCAGCGTAATATTCAGATTATCGATGGCCAAGTATGTGATTTTACAATGTATCAAGCAGGGATGGAGCCACAAGGCCGATCGGCACAAGCTAGAGTTCAGTCAGTATCTGATGCGGCTTCGGTTGCTTAA
- a CDS encoding ABC transporter permease, which produces MLQVKPIMSMLMRNKSGPLLLLIQIILSVAIVANASFIISERIGLMSRESGIAESEVFDLTIYNFDEEIDLAKQNLLDLEIVRNLDGVKSATSTSMTPLSGGGWSSNFSHGSNEEDRKDTPNAAIYYGDEQMISTLGIKLIAGRNFYPDEVSSGGPELASLAIVTADFAKETFGDESALGKILYQGNIGDQPMKIIGVVERLQGAWVNNSNLNNSIILNVELGWAFTRFLVRADESAIVGLKEAIPAALHKEHPNRVVQGFTTISEYRKSVYRDHELMATVLSMMVVLLLLITSLGLAGMVMFNIERRTKQIGTRRALGAKKRDIISFFLVENYLLCLTGGLLGSLVAVQLGQQLMTFYSLPKLELIYPLVTVAGLFVLTTIAVIFPAQKAAKISPAIATRSV; this is translated from the coding sequence ATGTTGCAAGTTAAACCCATTATGAGCATGTTGATGCGTAATAAAAGTGGCCCTCTATTGCTGCTTATTCAGATAATTTTATCGGTGGCGATAGTCGCAAATGCGAGTTTCATTATTAGCGAGCGTATCGGCCTAATGAGCCGCGAGTCGGGGATCGCAGAGTCCGAAGTGTTTGACTTAACCATATATAACTTTGACGAGGAGATAGATCTCGCTAAGCAAAACCTATTAGATCTGGAGATCGTACGTAACCTCGATGGGGTCAAGTCGGCGACGTCAACCAGCATGACTCCCTTGAGCGGTGGTGGTTGGTCCTCTAACTTCTCCCACGGTAGTAATGAAGAAGATCGTAAAGACACCCCTAATGCTGCCATCTATTATGGTGATGAGCAGATGATCTCGACATTAGGGATAAAACTGATAGCGGGACGTAACTTCTATCCCGATGAAGTCAGTAGTGGTGGTCCGGAACTCGCGAGTTTAGCCATAGTGACTGCAGACTTTGCCAAAGAGACCTTTGGTGATGAGTCGGCACTTGGAAAAATCTTGTATCAGGGTAATATTGGCGACCAGCCGATGAAAATTATCGGCGTTGTAGAGCGTTTGCAGGGCGCTTGGGTCAATAACTCCAACCTAAACAATAGCATTATTCTCAATGTGGAGCTGGGCTGGGCCTTTACCCGTTTTTTAGTGCGCGCCGATGAGTCTGCCATTGTTGGGCTTAAAGAGGCCATACCTGCAGCGCTGCATAAAGAGCATCCTAATCGCGTAGTACAAGGATTTACGACGATTAGTGAGTACAGAAAAAGTGTATATCGTGACCATGAATTGATGGCAACTGTATTGTCTATGATGGTGGTACTACTGCTACTCATTACTTCATTAGGTCTTGCTGGTATGGTGATGTTTAATATCGAGCGCCGGACTAAACAGATAGGTACACGCCGCGCCCTTGGGGCTAAGAAACGTGACATTATTAGTTTCTTTTTGGTGGAGAATTACTTGTTGTGCCTAACTGGCGGCTTACTCGGAAGCTTAGTGGCCGTGCAGCTTGGTCAGCAGCTGATGACGTTTTATAGTTTGCCTAAACTTGAGCTTATCTATCCGTTAGTGACGGTGGCAGGTTTATTTGTATTAACCACTATTGCAGTGATATTTCCTGCACAAAAAGCGGCAAAGATTTCACCCGCAATAGCCACTCGCAGTGTGTAA
- a CDS encoding efflux RND transporter periplasmic adaptor subunit, which produces MISDTSGQDTIKQPSKASKFKHPAMFGIAALLVSCLVWSSMDSDSIATSIKRSELRFATLERGTLVRDIPTTGKIVAANAPVLYSPEQGAVTLIARPGDRVAQGDVVATIESHKLTNGLKQQQALLEGMKSSLERARLNARRAQLKAQQTLDMAKVDMAAAERESRRGDQLIESKLISKIDFEKSKDDLHKAKLLFAHAGQEALLMKDTLTFELKNTALEVDRQALVVKELERQVAALNIIAPVAGIIGNWLTEQKARISQSQPILTVVDLSAFEAELAVPESYADELGIGMTVELSFGSVRVMGELSSISPEVRNREVSARVRFEQNDHLPLRQNQRLSARVLLEHRADVLMVKRGAFVNSGGGQEVYVMHDDIAEQTSIQLGARSMSHIEVIQGGQVGDVWVTSSVEPFNKAVQVLVR; this is translated from the coding sequence ATGATTTCGGATACAAGCGGACAAGACACTATCAAGCAACCAAGTAAGGCGAGCAAGTTTAAGCATCCAGCGATGTTTGGTATCGCTGCATTACTGGTTTCTTGTCTAGTTTGGTCAAGCATGGATAGCGACTCAATTGCAACATCGATTAAACGCTCAGAGCTTCGTTTTGCCACATTAGAGCGCGGTACGCTTGTTCGCGATATTCCGACAACAGGCAAGATTGTTGCTGCTAATGCCCCCGTTCTGTATAGCCCAGAGCAGGGGGCTGTGACTTTAATCGCCAGACCCGGTGACAGGGTCGCTCAAGGTGATGTTGTGGCCACCATTGAGAGCCATAAGTTAACGAATGGTTTAAAGCAGCAACAAGCCTTACTAGAGGGAATGAAAAGCTCGCTTGAGCGTGCTCGTCTCAATGCGCGTCGAGCGCAACTTAAAGCGCAGCAAACGCTAGATATGGCTAAGGTCGATATGGCGGCGGCCGAGCGCGAGAGTCGCCGTGGCGATCAGCTAATCGAGTCAAAGCTAATTAGCAAAATCGACTTTGAAAAGAGTAAAGACGACCTGCATAAGGCCAAATTGCTATTTGCCCATGCGGGTCAAGAAGCGCTGCTGATGAAAGACACCTTAACCTTTGAGCTTAAGAACACCGCGCTGGAAGTTGACCGTCAGGCGCTGGTGGTCAAAGAGCTCGAACGCCAAGTGGCGGCACTGAATATCATCGCGCCCGTTGCTGGCATTATTGGTAATTGGCTTACGGAACAAAAGGCGCGTATTAGCCAGAGCCAACCGATTCTTACGGTTGTCGATCTCAGTGCTTTTGAAGCAGAACTCGCGGTACCTGAGTCCTACGCCGATGAGCTAGGCATAGGTATGACGGTAGAGCTGAGTTTTGGCTCGGTGAGAGTGATGGGCGAGCTATCTTCTATTTCTCCCGAGGTGCGTAACCGGGAAGTGAGCGCAAGGGTGCGATTTGAGCAAAATGACCATCTGCCGCTACGCCAGAACCAGCGTCTTTCAGCGCGAGTATTACTGGAGCACAGAGCCGATGTGTTGATGGTTAAGCGCGGCGCCTTTGTTAATAGCGGTGGTGGCCAAGAGGTTTACGTCATGCACGATGATATTGCCGAGCAAACATCGATCCAATTAGGAGCGCGTAGCATGAGTCATATCGAAGTGATCCAAGGTGGACAGGTGGGCGATGTTTGGGTCACCTCAAGCGTCGAGCCATTTAACAAAGCCGTACAAGTATTGGTCCGCTAG
- a CDS encoding sigma-54-dependent transcriptional regulator: MDTVLIVDDNQAVCNALALMLELNGYQTLTCLSPDVALELVLLHDVALVLQDMNFSQDTTSGGEGVTLFYALRQLQPQLPIILLTAWTQLEVAVELVKEGGADYMGKPWDDAKLLNSISNLISLHRLSKENAQLSRVESQRMVAIKDADLCGMVFNSGAMQRCVDLALQIARSDVSVLITGPNGAGKDKLADIIHANSPLKHKPFIKVNIGALPMDLLEAELFGAEAGAFTGATKARIGRFEAADGGTLFLDEIGNLPLSGQVKLLRVLQTGEFERLGSHQTRKVKVRVISATNANLAEEIQTGRFREDLFYRLNVIELALPTLNDRVDDIQPLVEHFIGAGFSLNHQALQVLLAHHWPGNVRELENACKRAVILAQSSVLSVDDFGLVQGQVSLEAKSCISEVVWPANSQAKIKVASVDSSAQSSIASRPAGKETLEKYTDEKSDIQAALDSHNGVIARVAKSLGLSRQALYRRMDKYGIDK; the protein is encoded by the coding sequence ATGGATACAGTCCTAATTGTCGACGATAATCAAGCCGTGTGTAATGCACTGGCTTTAATGTTAGAGCTTAACGGTTATCAAACGCTCACCTGTTTATCCCCTGATGTGGCCCTTGAGTTAGTGCTACTGCACGATGTGGCGCTGGTGCTGCAAGATATGAACTTTAGCCAAGATACGACCTCGGGCGGTGAGGGGGTAACGCTATTTTATGCCCTGCGCCAACTGCAGCCACAACTGCCAATAATCTTGCTAACCGCCTGGACTCAATTGGAAGTGGCGGTAGAGCTGGTGAAGGAGGGCGGAGCCGATTACATGGGTAAACCTTGGGATGATGCCAAGTTACTCAACAGCATCAGCAATTTGATTTCACTGCATCGTCTGTCTAAGGAAAATGCTCAGCTGAGCCGAGTTGAAAGCCAGCGTATGGTGGCCATAAAAGATGCCGACCTTTGTGGAATGGTGTTTAACAGTGGCGCGATGCAGCGCTGTGTCGACTTGGCCCTGCAGATTGCTCGCTCCGATGTATCGGTACTGATCACCGGCCCTAATGGTGCGGGCAAAGATAAGCTTGCCGACATCATTCATGCTAACTCTCCTTTAAAGCATAAGCCGTTTATTAAGGTCAACATTGGCGCCTTGCCGATGGATCTTTTAGAAGCGGAGCTTTTTGGCGCTGAGGCGGGGGCATTTACCGGAGCCACCAAGGCACGTATCGGACGATTCGAAGCGGCCGACGGTGGCACACTGTTTTTAGATGAGATAGGTAATCTGCCATTGTCTGGCCAAGTTAAGTTGCTCAGGGTGCTGCAAACCGGAGAGTTTGAACGTTTAGGCAGCCACCAGACACGTAAGGTCAAGGTGCGGGTGATTAGTGCCACTAACGCGAATTTAGCCGAAGAGATCCAAACCGGGCGTTTTCGTGAAGACCTGTTTTACCGACTCAATGTGATTGAGCTAGCCTTGCCGACCTTAAATGATCGCGTAGATGATATTCAGCCTTTGGTTGAGCACTTTATTGGTGCAGGCTTCTCCCTTAATCACCAAGCCTTGCAAGTGTTGCTGGCGCATCATTGGCCCGGTAATGTGCGTGAGCTGGAAAATGCCTGTAAGCGGGCGGTTATCTTGGCGCAAAGCAGCGTATTAAGCGTCGATGATTTTGGCTTAGTGCAGGGCCAAGTTAGCCTTGAGGCTAAGTCTTGCATAAGTGAAGTGGTGTGGCCTGCAAATAGTCAGGCAAAGATAAAGGTTGCGTCAGTTGACTCATCTGCTCAGTCTTCTATAGCGTCAAGGCCTGCAGGGAAAGAGACGCTTGAGAAATATACTGATGAAAAATCTGATATTCAAGCGGCATTAGATAGCCACAACGGCGTGATCGCAAGAGTCGCTAAATCTTTAGGCTTAAGCAGGCAGGCCTTGTATCGGCGCATGGATAAGTATGGGATTGATAAATAG
- a CDS encoding ABC transporter permease, protein MFFYYLDLAWRSIKKTPFLSLLMVLAISIGIGITITSLNIYKMASVNPAGERSSQLFAVQLMSQDVDTWEKINQQITYQDGYNLRKSDLPVRQTAMYLTGMAVQTEDVNFSPILEGVRVADADFFALFNVPFLYGGPWDKQVDEEGGYKVVINESINQKAFGGGNSVGKTLLLDRKPYQVVGVTKNWNPSPKYYDVNNGAFDDAEQIYVPFSLAPIEEFESRGNNNSWRHEKIRNYSDRIASEMHWVQYWVELDTPDKQQQYQEWLARYVEQQKQLGRFKRPDARGEIKDVAQWLSFNNVVPEDNKVLVGLSVLFLIVCLINMLGLLLAKFLKRAPEVGVRRAIGASRIQIFSQHLVEVGLIGLCGGALGLLWAWVALYFLSSKFELEDSLAQLDQSMWVIAPLIAVSAAIIAGIYPAWRICSTNPSVYLKSQ, encoded by the coding sequence ATGTTTTTTTATTATCTGGATCTAGCTTGGCGTAGCATTAAGAAGACGCCATTTTTATCGCTACTAATGGTACTGGCTATCTCAATCGGCATCGGTATTACCATCACCAGCTTAAATATCTACAAGATGGCCTCGGTTAACCCTGCAGGAGAGCGTTCATCTCAGTTATTTGCTGTGCAGTTAATGAGTCAAGATGTGGATACTTGGGAGAAGATTAATCAGCAGATCACTTATCAGGATGGATATAACCTGAGAAAAAGTGACCTGCCTGTTCGCCAAACCGCCATGTATCTAACTGGGATGGCGGTACAAACAGAAGATGTGAACTTTTCGCCTATTTTGGAAGGGGTTCGTGTAGCCGATGCTGATTTCTTTGCATTGTTTAATGTGCCTTTTTTGTATGGTGGACCATGGGATAAGCAGGTTGATGAAGAAGGAGGCTACAAAGTTGTTATTAATGAAAGTATCAACCAAAAAGCTTTTGGTGGCGGCAATAGTGTGGGTAAAACATTGTTGTTAGACCGTAAGCCCTATCAAGTTGTGGGCGTGACGAAAAACTGGAATCCAAGTCCTAAGTATTACGATGTCAATAATGGCGCCTTTGATGACGCTGAGCAAATCTATGTGCCTTTTTCTCTAGCGCCTATCGAGGAGTTTGAAAGCCGGGGAAATAACAACTCTTGGCGCCACGAAAAGATACGCAACTACAGCGACAGAATTGCATCTGAGATGCATTGGGTTCAGTACTGGGTTGAGCTTGATACGCCAGACAAACAGCAGCAATATCAAGAGTGGTTAGCACGTTATGTTGAGCAGCAAAAGCAGCTCGGCCGTTTTAAGCGCCCCGATGCCCGCGGTGAAATAAAGGATGTGGCGCAGTGGTTGAGCTTTAATAATGTTGTACCAGAAGACAACAAGGTGCTTGTGGGGCTGAGTGTGCTTTTTTTGATTGTGTGTTTAATCAATATGCTGGGCTTACTATTGGCGAAGTTCTTAAAGCGTGCACCTGAGGTGGGAGTCAGGCGTGCGATTGGTGCAAGTAGGATACAGATTTTTTCACAGCACCTTGTTGAAGTGGGTTTGATTGGATTGTGTGGCGGAGCGCTTGGATTACTCTGGGCTTGGGTAGCACTGTATTTCTTATCTTCTAAGTTTGAGCTTGAAGACTCGCTTGCCCAGCTTGACCAAAGCATGTGGGTTATAGCCCCACTGATCGCGGTATCGGCAGCCATTATTGCCGGAATTTATCCTGCATGGCGAATATGTAGCACCAATCCCAGTGTCTATCTCAAGAGCCAATGA